GTCAAGCGCTTCGGCTCCGAACACGGGCATACCTATGTCAACGGCGTGCTCGACCAGGCCGCGGCGCAGTGGCGCGCCGCGGAAGTCCAGGCCTCGCGTCCGTAGCAAGACGTCCGGGCGATGCCGTCCGCCCGCCCGCCGGGTTCGATGCAGGGCATTTCTCCCGGAGCCCGCATGGAGGTCGCGCCATGGAATTCGACCTGATCGCCCGCATCCGCGACCGCGCGCCCGGCCGCGCCGACGTGGTGCTGGGCATCGGCGACGATGCGGCGCTGCTGCAGGTGCCGCCCGGCATGCAGCTCGTGGTCGCGATGGACACCCTCAACGCGGGCGTGCATTTCCCGGTCGCTACCGCGCCGGCCGACATCGGCTGGAAGGCGCTGGCGGTGAACCTGTCCGATCTCGCGGCGATGGGCGCGCAGCCCGCGTGGTGCACGTTGTCGCTGTCCCTGCCCGAGGCGGGCGCCGCCTTCGTCGACGGCTTCCTCGACGGTTTCCTGGAGCTGGCGGCACGCCACGACGTTTCGCTGGTGGGCGGCGACACCACGCGCGGACCGCTGTCGGTCTGCGTGACCATGCACGGCCTGGTCGAGCCGGGCCGCGCGCTGCGTCGCGCCGGCGCCGGCGTGGGCGACGACGTCTGGGTCACCGGCACGCCCGGCGATGCGGCCGCCGCGCTCGCGGCGTTGCAGGCCGGCGCCGCCGTCGATCGGTCGCTGCGCGCGCGCCTCGACCGGCCGACGCCCCGCGTCGCGGCCGGACGCGCGCTGGCCGGCGTCGCCAGCGCCTGCATCGACGTGTCCGACGGCCTGCTGGCCGACCTCGGCCACATCTGCGCCGCCAGCGGCGTCGGCGCGTGCATCGAGCTGGATCGCTTGCCTGCCTCGCCCGCGCTGTCGCGGTTCAAGCCCGACCTGCGCTGGCCCTGGCAGGCGACGGGCGGCGACGATTACGAGTTGTGCTTCACCGCGCCAGCCGCGCAGCGCGAGACCGTGGTGGACGCGCTTGCCGCGACGGGAGAGATCGCGGCCACCCGCATCGGCCGGATCGACGCCTCGACCGGCGTGCGCGCCCAATGCCCCGACGGCACCGCCTGGACACCCGCGATGCCGGGCTACCGCCACTTCTGAACTTCGAACGTAGCCCGGATAAGCGCAGCGCATCCGGGTAGAAGGTCCGCTCCCACGCGCCCCGGATGCGCTGCGCCTATCCGGGCTACGCATGCGGCTACGGGTTCGGCAGTCGTCCGATCGCGTCGGCCATGCGCGACAGTGCCTCGCGCAGCAGGGGACGCGGCATCGCGAAGTTCAGCCGCACGAAGCCCTGGCCAGCGGCACCGCATTCGGCGCCGTCGGTCAGCGCGACGTGCGCATGCCGGCGGAAGAACGCGCCGGGCGTCGTGTCGGGCTGCAGCGCCAGGTCGCGGCAGTCGATCCACGCCAGGTAGGTGCCCTGCGGCGGAGCGAAGCGGGTGCCCGGCAGATGGGTCGACATCCATTCGGCGACCAGCGCGCGGTTGCCCCGCAGGTAATCGAGCACATGCGCGAGCCACGGCCCGCCGTCGCGCCAGGCGGCGACCGAAGCGATCATGCCCAGGCCCGCCACGCCATGGCCCGCGACCAGGGCCATGCGCCGCCAGCGGGCGAGGTCCTCGTCGTTGCCGAACACGAGCTGCGCGCACTTGAGCCCGGCCAGGTTCCAGCCCTTCGATGCGGAGACGGCGACCACGCCGTGCCGCGCCGCGGCTTCGGACACCGTGGCATAGGGGACGTGGTGTTCGCCGGCATACACCAGCGGCGCGTGGATCTCGTCGGAGAACACGCGCGCGCCGCGGCGTTCGACCACCTCGGACAGGGCGAGCAGCTCGTCCTGCCCGAACACGCGCCCGAGCGGATTCTGCGGATTGCAC
This sequence is a window from Luteimonas viscosa. Protein-coding genes within it:
- the thiL gene encoding thiamine-phosphate kinase, with amino-acid sequence MEFDLIARIRDRAPGRADVVLGIGDDAALLQVPPGMQLVVAMDTLNAGVHFPVATAPADIGWKALAVNLSDLAAMGAQPAWCTLSLSLPEAGAAFVDGFLDGFLELAARHDVSLVGGDTTRGPLSVCVTMHGLVEPGRALRRAGAGVGDDVWVTGTPGDAAAALAALQAGAAVDRSLRARLDRPTPRVAAGRALAGVASACIDVSDGLLADLGHICAASGVGACIELDRLPASPALSRFKPDLRWPWQATGGDDYELCFTAPAAQRETVVDALAATGEIAATRIGRIDASTGVRAQCPDGTAWTPAMPGYRHF
- a CDS encoding MalY/PatB family protein; the encoded protein is MTLPDYDLIDEASLRTAGGLKWAAFPDSIGAFVAEMDFGIADPIADALRAAIAKGRCGYPTPALSRELALACAQWQARRHGWQVDPARVHAVGDVLGGLEIVLQHFAPPKTPVVLPTPAYMPFRPLLELHGHRVIEVPHRLHDGAWRMDLEAIEAALRGGAGLVLLCNPQNPLGRVFGQDELLALSEVVERRGARVFSDEIHAPLVYAGEHHVPYATVSEAAARHGVVAVSASKGWNLAGLKCAQLVFGNDEDLARWRRMALVAGHGVAGLGMIASVAAWRDGGPWLAHVLDYLRGNRALVAEWMSTHLPGTRFAPPQGTYLAWIDCRDLALQPDTTPGAFFRRHAHVALTDGAECGAAGQGFVRLNFAMPRPLLREALSRMADAIGRLPNP